The genomic segment TCATTAGCACTTACACATTCTACAGAATCAAAAGAGAGGGTAAATCCTTTTTCACAGCCACCACAAGCAGTACCAGCTCTTCGTGATTTGCACTGATTATTTCTGACTGGTGAAAGTAAATAATATCCATTAGTGGCTTCACAGCATGAGAAATTGCAGTAATTATTGGGACAGACAGCCACTGTTGGTTTTCTATTAACTGAACCAAACCAATAACCTCTTTTGATGGATGATGTACTGTCAGAACAAGAGACAATATTGCTTGTGTTGTAGCATACACACTTTTGTCCTGTCTCCTCATAGTAGAACCCAGAGTGACATGGTGACAATTCAGTTACGAGTTTAATGGAAATCATCCCTAAGGAAGATTTACTACCAACATCGGAAGAAATTTCCATTGAAACATTAGTGGCATTGGAAATTATATTTCCTACCACATCAATGCCTGTCAGTGCTTCACAAGATATGGATACATATTTGGAGCCATTAATGCTGTGATTCTCATTCCTGCTATCTACAAAAAACTGTGCAGCAGCTGCTTGATTGTAATAGTCCTTTACACAAGCATCTATTGTAATTTCTTGACCAAgcattatgtcattaatgaagTATGTTTTACAAGTTGTACTGTTAACGCTTTCAATGCATATGGCAGGATTAGATAGCTCCAGTTTACTAGGAGAAGTATTGATGTGGCCATAATACCGACTTTGCCTTAAAGTGCTGCTATTAATACCCACGATTATGCGATTTAAGCAAGCATTATCACATGACAGTGGGACATCCAAGTAAATAGATTGGCCTGAACGGCGAGCAGTGTTGTTATGAAATTCAACATTGGTACCATCATTCAAATGCATTTTACTCTGAGTACTTTGAGATAGACCACCATATATGGCCCCACCATAACGACCAGCAATGTTATGAGAAAAATTAACATGAGAACCATCATTGACTTCAACAGTGAAGTTGTCACCAAGGTGTATAGCTCCACCATTTCCTGCAGCTCTGTTACCATAAAATCTTGTAGTAACAGTTCTTGCATACTTCATTTTAGACTGTGTAATAGACACGGCTCCTCCATGCTGCATTGCAGTGTTATTTGTAAATAACACTGAAGAATAGCCATCAAAATGGATGTTGCAATGAGAAGCAGAGTACATAGCTGCACCATCTTCCTTGGCAGTGTTTGTATGAAACGTTACATTTGGATTTCCTGTGAAAATAACACTGGAATGGCTAAAAGATGATATGGCCCCACCATTTTGTGATGCTATATTGTTACTAAGAAATACATTAGCATCACCTTCAAATTTAGTGGTAGATGTCTTACTGGAATACATAGCTCCACCATGTATGGCAGTGTTATGAAAAAATGTTATGTTTGCACTTTCATTGAATAGCATTGAGCAAGTGCTAGTGCAAAGTACAGCTCCACCAGTTTGTGCATAATTGGCACTAAACAGCACTGATGCGTTTCCAACAAATGAGATATACTCTTGTTCATAGTGTAAAGCTCCTCCATTCATGGCAGCATTGCTATTAAACGTTACCACTGAGCTATCTCCAAACAATATGTTTGAATGTATTCCTTTAGCAGCTCCTCCATCATTATTGACAGTATTATCATTAAATTTTATGCTTGAATTCCCAAGGAATAGGACACTAGAGTCGTTGCTATATATGGCTCCTCCTAATCTAGTGGCACTATTGGCATTGAATGTCACAGTACAGTTGCCAACAAATGAGATAACAGAACTATCTCCATGTAAAGCACCTCCATCTGCATTGGCACTGttcttatcaaacagtataaaCGAATTGGCATCAAATGATATTCTAGAGCGTAATGCCATTCTTATAGCTCCTCCATGCTTAGCACTATTGTTTTTAAATGTTACATTTGAGTTTTCATTAAATGAAATATTAAACAACCGTCCACTTACAGCTCCACCATGTATATTAGCACTGTTGTCATCAAACACTACTCTTGTGGTGTCTTCAAATGATAGCCTAGAATAATCTATAAACACTGCTCCTCCATAGATGGTTGCACTATTAGATACAAATGTCACTACCGACCTTTCATTACATAATATATCAAAATTGTGACCATAAAGAACTCCTCCATACCTGGCATTGTTACCAGTAAACACCACTGTTGTGTTACCATTAAATGATATTATAGAGTGCAATCCTTTCATGGCTCCACCATCAATATTAGCATCATTGCTGGTGTATGTTACCCTTGAGTTTCCTTGAAATGAGATAGTGGAAACATTCATGAACACAGCTCCTCCAAATCTAATTGCATGACTGTCATTTAGCGTTACATTGCAGTTGTCATCAAATAATATTGTAGAGTTTATGATGTGTAAAGCTCCTCCATCTAGTGCGCTGTTACCATTAAATAACACTGATGAGTTTCCCTTAAATGAAAAGTTTGAATGTAGTCCATTTATTGCTCCTCCAAATTCAGTGGCAGTATTGTAGTTAAACATGACTGTAGAGTTTCCATCAACTGTAATAGATGACCCTGTGCAAAATATGCTCCCACCTCTTTTGACTTTATTTTGTTTGAATAAGATGTTACCACGTAAATGTAGGTTCTGATTAATGGCATAAATGGGTACACCTCGGTTACTTGTGAACTCAGTGTTTTGTATGGTGAGCTGATGATGATGCTTGTCATTGGAATTTTGAATATAAACTATGCTTTCTGGTGCTTTGTTGGAAGAGAAAATGCAATTGTTGATTACCAGCTCTGTACTATTACTTCTGATACCAGATGAAAAATGTATTGCAGCACCATGAGTTCCATGTCGATTGTAACGGCAGTGTGTAAAATTGCAGTTGTTAAGGTACACAGTTCCTGACATGCTTGACAGAGCAACAGATTGTCCTGTTGAGTTATGAAATAAACACCTTTCAATTCTTATATTGGATGAGTTGCCAAACATGATTCCTGGCTGAGAAAGTTTATTAGAACCACATTTAATCCAATTaattcctacaatggttacATTAGTACATGAGTCAAATTCAATTGCTCCAGCATGATTACATTTTACAGAGGGATTTCCATATCCAATAATAGTGATGTTCTCAAGACTATCCAACAATACAGGTGAAGACAACACAACATCAGTTGTTAACTTAATAACACTATTGCTAGTGACACATTCTGGGGCATCAATTATTGATTGAAAAGAACTGCTCGCATTTTGACATGATAGCGGTTTACCCCATTCACTACTCACCGACTCACTCACAATACCTTTTTCACCATCAGTTGAATTATCAGTAGAAGACAACACTCCTGTGAGCCCTTCAGTATTCTGCAGTAGTAGTACAATAAAACTTAACATCCAGGACTGCAGCATCTTCACAAATTGCTATATGATTTGTAGTAGCAAGCAAGACAGTGTATTTATAGGAGTAGTAAAGCACTTTTATGACTCCAAGGTGGGCTTTAAGGTACTTTCCCAAACATACCATAAACTGCCAATTATGGCCACAGTATAGAAAACATCCTTATTATAGACAGATGTTAGCTAACAGCATGGAGGGGTGAACCCAACCCTTATTCCTAACACTAACTgaggtttgcctgttaagcaagCATAATAATGTGTTTCATTGTCTGTATGAAGGAAAGTTTTTGATGAATTCAAAGGAGATAGGGTTGGCTTCATACagctagtgtgtttgataatcTAGTGTAGTGATGCACCAGTAAGAGATTTGCTGAGTATCTGATTAGCTGATATTGAAATTCATATAATGGCCAATACCATTAACTGATTTGATGTTTAACttttacatgtattttgtaattttttAATGAAAACAGTAGCATCaagattaattaattaaatgacTGCCTGAGCATGCAATATAGCCCATTCATCTGACTGCCCCTTCATAACAATCAGTAGTCATTTCAAACTTTCCATACTTAAAAATTAACCACACCAACAAAAATGCCATGTTATCTACAAAACTTTCACATCACTACACTACAGTGACACAATGTCTGTCTAAATGGCTTCAATTGACATGCTATTGAGGCTTCAATTGTCATAATATTGTTTTACAACATCTGTACACCTAAGTTCTAAAAATAATACAAATTATCCCCTGCAGGTagaattacatcataaataattagatttttgaaaatccATCCTGAGAACAGGAGGCTATAGTGTCTAAAAATACCTCCAACAAATACAACATATTATACAAACATGGTACACACCACAAGCTACAAAAGCAACCACAAAAAaattatatgcatacaaaatggTTAAGTACAACAGAATGAAAAACTGTATGTGACTTTACATACAGAAtctggtaaattgttccacaaAAAGACTACATTTACAACAAAAGAATAATGATAGGCATTAATCATAGGGGGTTTAGTCACAGGTGTTCTATGGGATAGGATCGGGTGTTGTTACAGTTAAATTGAAAGTgatcagcaaaaaaaattgaagTGTTGTATCAGATCATATAAAAATGATATAGTGATGAGCCATCCATGTTTAGAAAGGCATGACCCTGATTATGGTGACCATGTGGAGGTAGCTAGAAGGGTTAAGGAGAACTGATTTTGCTATACACTTATAATGAGCATACTAAGAAAATGAGGGATGCCACTATAATCCATGACAAAATATATAGGCTATTCTTTACTTTTGTATgtagtctacaaacagtataataTTGCCAGCTGCTTAGTCACTTCACTTTCTTGTTTAATTACTGTTTCTAGACTATACAGGCCACTCCAGGTCATACCTTATAGTTTCTGGTCACACCCGCAAAAGGACAGATGagcaggacttcaggactacaCCAGACTCTTACAAAAGAGCAGTACTATACATGTATGCTGCTGTAATGACATATGACTCAAACACTAGTACCACTACCAGACACAGTACAGGGAAATTGCCATGAAAATAaacatgaaatacccatgaaaatacCTATGGTTTATCCCATGAATTTTAACGTTTCATGGGTACTGATCTCTGCAACACCATGAAAGTACCATGATAATCTGATCTGGAAACGcatttcatggcccatgaaacaacccatggtataccatgaattgactttcatggtacatttcataggggaaatttaacatttcatgaaaaAACCATAGATgtttcatggcatacttctctGGTGGTGATACTGTAGCATTATAATATTTAGCTAATTCTTGTTCATTTTAGTGACAAAACCAAGTTTGACCAATACATGTATAGCACAAGTaatttatagctataattaCTGTAGAAAGCACTACTAAAAATAGTTTGTGGATAGCTACAGCGGTGCTTTAAAACAAGCAAAATGTACAAAGCACTATCAAAAGTAAAGTATAACTAAGCACAAAAAGAAAGATCTACTCATGTAGTTAttttgctttccaagtgaaatgtTACATTACATCAGAGAAGTAAATGAACCAAAATGAACGCACATCATAACTGAAcatgaagtcttagcccaccaGCTTTCAATTGAGTGAACAAGCTTTAAGTCAAGAGAAAAGTAACTATTGAAGTGTTGAGTCATGAGTGTTACCAGACTAGAGTTTACTTTTTGGTTTTATGTGGGTTATATAGTTGGTGTTTTAACTAGTAAGGGTTACCACTTGCCAGTCTAGGACCATGCAGCTGTTTAGTCACAGAAAAAATTGAAGTTTGGACTCACCAAATGTTACCAGCCTACCAATCTGTGTACCAGCATTCAGTTACAAGGAAGTTGACAGAAGCTTAGATGCACTAGAAGAGTTGCCAGTCTAAAGATCACATTTTTATCACCAGAAAAGTTGAAGCTATGGTCTATCTAATGGGCTAGTGATTGATGCTACTAAGTTAATTTGGTTACTGACAATGGAAGGATAAATGGTAATCAGGACAAAACTAGCCAGAAGCATTTAAGTATAGCCAGGTggtgtgattgctctattagaattgcTGACTGTCCCTTATTTACCAGACCACGTgtacttaagcacctgtaattttaataatagtcctcataaactggggctCCAGATCTAAATGTGAGCAGGTGACAAGAAACAGTTATGATGTCAAGTGTAGTAAAATCAGTTTGCAAACAAAAATAGGTCTGGCAAAAAAACCAGACAGACCAACTGCTTATAGCTGAAACAAGGTAACCTCTAATTTCTCCATAGTAGGAGGATCATCAAAGTGAAGCAGTGGTGGCAGGAACACtacgcacgtacgcacgcacacgcacatacacacacatactcacgCAGTTTTAACACTGTTCACTTTGAACTACATAACTACATTATTTCCCATAAGCCGCTACTTTGTGATAATAAAATTATGCACGTAATAATTACCAAGCATGACCACCACATGCATCATTGACTCTGTTTGTGTAAGGTAATGCATGGCTTCTACTTGGAATAAAACAGCAGGAAACAGACAATTAGCTATTTCCTTTCACAGGTACATAATCTTCTGAGAAAACTTTAAACAATATTACAGAATGACTCTACAAGGctctgatccagaaataaaccaagGGCCCACATTTCAAGTTGAGAATCTTGATTGTCTTGGGTAGCAGAAGCATTTACATTGGGAAAAGAGCCAACAGTGTTATCGTCTAGCTCTTATGTACAGTAGCAGTGCCAAGTAAAGCACATTTTATATGAGTATCATAAGTGTAACCTATCATTTGCATTTTGTAATCCGACCAACCATAGTGGTTAAAAACAAATAGTACACTTGTAACATCtgtacacatactacacattcctcTGTTGTATGTGATATAATAAGACTTGTGCACTTTAAAAgtgatatcaccatgcatgcctGCAGGCATGAATGACACTGATGTTTAATGATTGGTTAtgtatggtcactataatgtgGTCCCTGCACgtaaggcaggtaccaatgctagtctatatatatatatatataactgaaaagctgtctgtctatctgcattccatttgagttcacTCACCAGCTGTTGCACTAATTGGAGCGATTCTAGCCCAAAACAAAGCACTCATCGTTTGGAATAAGTTGAcatttaaatgaagcttctacctgttgttgtttgttgtttacagtgtGTTAAATGCAAGGATGCAAAGCAAAActtgcttgaattctttctataaactgTATGCAAACCACAAATAAACACCTATTCTATTCAACTTTAAGCATACCTTCgtaataacttttaaagacacacTAACCAGAAGTCACCTTTAGTCCATGTGGTAGAACATGAAACTTGAAAATGCTAGGGTGCTGCTTTCTGTTTAGTCAAACCTTTTGGTTACATCTTTTTTTTTCAGTTCAACAACCTTTTTCAACTTTTCTTTGTGGCAGCCaaagtgccagccacttgtttCAACtgcatagcagtagtaaaatgcatttaaaactgGTATCTAAACATgagtagcttttacttgtgATATACCTTAAATTTTAACTTACAATGAGGAGTTGCcttgcaaatgttacagttagttcttTATCctgatatatgttcatatcaTGACacaaaccttggtgatatatgatatagagtttttctatattgTGGCAGCACTAGTTTCGACATCATTTTTTCTATCTTTTTAGGTGCTTTTGTTCTTACCACATTATTAAGTCTTGATAGGAGTTAGTAGTAACAAACTTTACTGTATGAAGCTTAAGAGATGACAATAGGTGATAAGTCAGCAGTAGCTTACACTATTGTAAgaaggtgatgacaataggtgtAATAAGGGGAACAGGAGGAAGTGTAGTATTGTTAACCAAAACTCAGTAGGTAGGTACTGATGCTACATCCTAcattcgtttttttttttttcagtaaGTTAAATGTTATATAGAATCTGATATGTATTTGGCCTTAGGCCTACATGACAGGTAACACCACATAATATAGTTTGCGCCTGTATGCACAATAGTACATATACAATATTACAGTTATGTATACCTATACACAGCTTTGTTGTTGTTTAAAATTACCTGTATGCTCACATCATTTCAGTGTACTTGCAGGATAAGCAGTCTCATGTTCTATAAAAGTGACATCCATAAGtatgcaacataattatatagttatatgAACTTCTATACTTGGTTTCCTTTACATTATGTAAAGATGGTCTTGCACATAGTGCTTATAGTGCATCTATCtatattatacaagtacacagaaaaattttggaattttcaactagagtagaaaCCATAAGAagcgtgttatatccctactgtgcttgaTAAAaggtactaaaacaagctggagtagtgcacgatattaaatcacagtaaaacaataagaagtgttatattcctactgtgcattttcattatggtatcttgagcacagtagggatataacacttcttattgttttactgtgatttaatatcgtgcactactccagcttgtttcagtactttttatcgatgtgctatggtccctactctagtttaaaattccaaaaattttctgtgtacttgtttgttaatttttttgtaaacaattatcATGACTtggtgaatccacgcataccgcatctgaaatggtgccacgcccccggctatatcaattatcgtctgccAAAAAGTGAAGTACCCATTACACTTCtatgttcaacttgttacacagcatttcggaccAAGAACTgtccaaaaagcacctctgcaatcaaaatagccactataaaaaatatggatgatttccgttacgaactGAAGCCATTACGTGCCACCacaaaattgacacttttcactgtcagcaaagatgaatgggacacaaaggaggacactggtaagtccatgaagaatgcattgtacgtattgtggtatgccaaaaggcacctctcgggccaaagcaacgtcgaacggtgaaaaatcaagctcgtagccttagccgttatcgagttacgcttgtctgaaggcatcagtcagttacttacttaatCAGTAGAGaattccgtttaataatttaaaaaaaaattccgtagcaacttgttgaaagcatttcgggtcgatcttaaggcttgtttgggcttacttttactaaccaatactgcctcatcatcgtcagggaaaattgaggctggtttttgggtgatgttatttcatgggccacgcctacgcCTTTGTGGttgctactatacagtactattgtactgtatgataaagctGAAAAGTTGTCTGTCTCACCAGTTTGTCCTGTGCCTATTAACACATTTCATCATTGCGCTACTTAAAGATTATCATCACAAATCACGCATGCTTCCATTCATTCTCTACAGCatgtagaaggccaaggtgtagaacTACATTCCTGTGAAAACAACATCACAAACTGTTCAAAGTGGtatagaacgcctgactagcgtgtaggAAGCCGTGCGTTTGAATCAACGTTCTGgcacatttttttctttctcaACAGTACCTTTTTGTACACACCTTtagtatcttggcatgcaaaacATATATCAGTGTGAAATTAGGACTCATAATCTGGCAACTCGAATTGTATGTTGTggtagcaaatcaatacatgCTCTTTACAgagcgatgaaggcactggtgtagggaagaaTCACTGACAAGTTGATCTACATTCCTGTTAAAATCATGCCAGAGCTCCAGTTATTATTACCTTTTTTAGTAACTTGAGACTAGACTCttgaccccttgtaattatattgtacatgtataattgtCAAAATTATGACGTTATCATCATCAGACAAACAACtgtggtgattttcacacctcctTTAACCCAAGTGATTACCTCTAAGTGATTTAACCAACCCAGGTTCAATCCCCACCTACATCATAGCTTTTTTTCACTTTTCGATTATTCTTAATTCTGTGtatctatctgttccatgcaattTTTATCCATGAACTCATATGctcacagtttttcagcactggcacatgGACTGCCTTACATCATAcagactcttatagcacttttaaTTTGTGGTAGGGCAGGTACTGTAAATTGCCAGcgtatttgtccatctgtgtgttgcaTTACAGTAAAagcctttatttatttatttatttaaagaaAAAGAGTTTTGTGGATACAAAATTGCATGGAACAGATCAATGCACAGAAAACAAAAAGGCTTCTTTCACACTTACAATATACATCCAGAAATTCTACATAATATTAAGTTTTAGCATATAGGTGCAAAAGTGTATGAGGCTTTATTCAGATTTACGTACCTCATTACTACTGAAGTAAGTAAGCATGATTAGAAAGCTACCACTGTGCATGTGAAAATTATATTACTGGCACCATGCAGATACACTGAGGAACTGTGTGTACAAATGTTTcactaatcctgcttacatcCTTTCATTCTAGATCTGCTTAAAGGATACATAACATTAAAGTCATATAAGACATTTAAAATTAATGCACACCTGGGTTATTGTATGGATGCATTTAGAGGCATGCATTTGATGTTTAAATACTTGAATTCCAACATTGCATAGCTACTATACATatgaggtatatgtgtcactacaacattaaGTGCATTATAGCATAGGGGAATTTGCTtaccatgcagtaactataattgcaaattgtgttggatttaaattacacaaaattatttcTCTTTGTTATCAGTAAGGTAAATGTCacgtagaaactgaaactgtaccatgtgtacaccaTGTATACAATTGTCTTAGTTTGCAATTGCATGAAGTTTAACCCTGAGTCACTGAAATATTGAGCTATATTCCTGTTAAAACCATAGACAAACAACCTTGGTGTTTTGCACTCTTAATTATAGTTTAGCGTCATGTACATAATTCATGACAATTACTACTAGCACTACATAGTTTTCACTTGTGTGGTAGTCATGCATTTTATTCCATTTTGTCATGCTCAAGGTATCTGCCTTACGTGCAGGGACCAAAATCCTCgtgcctgtgttacaactattacttgagGAAAGattgctacaaagaaaaatgtaCATATCTTCACCACCCAATTTCAGGCATTCATGACATATTTGTAATAAAGAGTTACGCAAAGTAAACAGTGCATTATGTAACAGAG from the Dysidea avara chromosome 13, odDysAvar1.4, whole genome shotgun sequence genome contains:
- the LOC136242696 gene encoding probable outer membrane protein pmp20 isoform X2; this encodes MLQSWMLSFIVLLLQNTEGLTGVLSSTDNSTDGEKGIVSESVSSEWGKPLSCQNASSSFQSIIDAPECVTSNSVIKLTTDVVLSSPVLLDSLENITIIGYGNPSVKCNHAGAIEFDSCTNVTIVGINWIKCGSNKLSQPGIMFGNSSNIRIERCLFHNSTGQSVALSSMSGTVYLNNCNFTHCRYNRHGTHGAAIHFSSGIRSNSTELVINNCIFSSNKAPESIVYIQNSNDKHHHQLTIQNTEFTSNRGVPIYAINQNLHLRGNILFKQNKVKRGGSIFCTGSSITVDGNSTVMFNYNTATEFGGAINGLHSNFSFKGNSSVLFNGNSALDGGALHIINSTILFDDNCNVTLNDSHAIRFGGAVFMNVSTISFQGNSRVTYTSNDANIDGGAMKGLHSIISFNGNTTVVFTGNNARYGGVLYGHNFDILCNERSVVTFVSNSATIYGGAVFIDYSRLSFEDTTRVVFDDNSANIHGGAVSGRLFNISFNENSNVTFKNNSAKHGGAIRMALRSRISFDANSFILFDKNSANADGGALHGDSSVISFVGNCTVTFNANSATRLGGAIYSNDSSVLFLGNSSIKFNDNTVNNDGGAAKGIHSNILFGDSSVVTFNSNAAMNGGALHYEQEYISFVGNASVLFSANYAQTGGAVLCTSTCSMLFNESANITFFHNTAIHGGAMYSSKTSTTKFEGDANVFLSNNIASQNGGAISSFSHSSVIFTGNPNVTFHTNTAKEDGAAMYSASHCNIHFDGYSSVLFTNNTAMQHGGAVSITQSKMKYARTVTTRFYGNRAAGNGGAIHLGDNFTVEVNDGSHVNFSHNIAGRYGGAIYGGLSQSTQSKMHLNDGTNVEFHNNTARRSGQSIYLDVPLSCDNACLNRIIVGINSSTLRQSRYYGHINTSPSKLELSNPAICIESVNSTTCKTYFINDIMLGQEITIDACVKDYYNQAAAAQFFVDSRNENHSINGSKYVSISCEALTGIDVVGNIISNATNVSMEISSDVGSKSSLGMISIKLVTELSPCHSGFYYEETGQKCVCYNTSNIVSCSDSTSSIKRGYWFGSVNRKPTVAVCPNNYCNFSCCEATNGYYLLSPVRNNQCKSRRAGTACGGCEKGFTLSFDSVECVSANECTVGQTVLVVSLTLLYWVIIVVLVFAMTYYHVGIGYLYAITYYYSMLDILLSQSLYTSQRLFTTISIMSSIVKVTPQFLGQLCLAHNMSGIDQQFIHYVHPLAVTIIVVIICQTARISYKFSSFVSRGIIRLVCFLLLLSYTSVATTSLLLLRSLSFQDVDRTYTYVSPDIEYLHGRHLPYAIIAVLCTMLIVIGFPMFLLLQPLLNHKINFTRIKPLLDQLQGCYRDKYRCFAAYYMICRLVIILIIIANSSSHDTTNFLLVTACLIFALIQIILRPYANRTLNMFDGFILQFLILVTMIALVDNFSQNLLLMITYVLVFLPLIAFISMELLINKGRIRKIVAYCKPKSKTIDNNSDMPMNDIDTVIDDSMRKNATICDIKLQYRESFMEIMDDIKD
- the LOC136242696 gene encoding probable outer membrane protein pmp20 isoform X1, which encodes MLQSWMLSFIVLLLQNTEGLTGVLSSTDNSTDGEKGIVSESVSSEWGKPLSCQNASSSFQSIIDAPECVTSNSVIKLTTDVVLSSPVLLDSLENITIIGYGNPSVKCNHAGAIEFDSCTNVTIVGINWIKCGSNKLSQPGIMFGNSSNIRIERCLFHNSTGQSVALSSMSGTVYLNNCNFTHCRYNRHGTHGAAIHFSSGIRSNSTELVINNCIFSSNKAPESIVYIQNSNDKHHHQLTIQNTEFTSNRGVPIYAINQNLHLRGNILFKQNKVKRGGSIFCTGSSITVDGNSTVMFNYNTATEFGGAINGLHSNFSFKGNSSVLFNGNSALDGGALHIINSTILFDDNCNVTLNDSHAIRFGGAVFMNVSTISFQGNSRVTYTSNDANIDGGAMKGLHSIISFNGNTTVVFTGNNARYGGVLYGHNFDILCNERSVVTFVSNSATIYGGAVFIDYSRLSFEDTTRVVFDDNSANIHGGAVSGRLFNISFNENSNVTFKNNSAKHGGAIRMALRSRISFDANSFILFDKNSANADGGALHGDSSVISFVGNCTVTFNANSATRLGGAIYSNDSSVLFLGNSSIKFNDNTVNNDGGAAKGIHSNILFGDSSVVTFNSNAAMNGGALHYEQEYISFVGNASVLFSANYAQTGGAVLCTSTCSMLFNESANITFFHNTAIHGGAMYSSKTSTTKFEGDANVFLSNNIASQNGGAISSFSHSSVIFTGNPNVTFHTNTAKEDGAAMYSASHCNIHFDGYSSVLFTNNTAMQHGGAVSITQSKMKYARTVTTRFYGNRAAGNGGAIHLGDNFTVEVNDGSHVNFSHNIAGRYGGAIYGGLSQSTQSKMHLNDGTNVEFHNNTARRSGQSIYLDVPLSCDNACLNRIIVGINSSTLRQSRYYGHINTSPSKLELSNPAICIESVNSTTCKTYFINDIMLGQEITIDACVKDYYNQAAAAQFFVDSRNENHSINGSKYVSISCEALTGIDVVGNIISNATNVSMEISSDVGSKSSLGMISIKLVTELSPCHSGFYYEETGQKCVCYNTSNIVSCSDSTSSIKRGYWFGSVNRKPTVAVCPNNYCNFSCCEATNGYYLLSPVRNNQCKSRRAGTACGGCEKGFTLSFDSVECVSANECTVGQTVLVVSLTLLYWVIIVVLVFAMTYYHVGIGYLYAITYYYSMLDILLSQSLYTSQRLFTTISIMSSIVKVTPQFLGQLCLAHNMSGIDQQFIHYVHPLAVTIIVVIICQTARISYKFSSFVSRGIIRLVCFLLLLSYTSVATTSLLLLRSLSFQDVDRTYTYVSPDIEYLHGRHLPYAIIAVLCTMLIVIGFPMFLLLQPLLNHKINFTRIKPLLDQLQGCYRDKYRCFAAYYMICRLVIILIIIANSSSHDTTNFLLVTACLIFALIQIILRPYANRTLNMFDGFILQFLILVTMIALVDNFSQNLLLMITYVLVFLPLIAFISMELLINKGRIRKIVAYCKPKSKTIDNNSDMPMNDIDTVIDDSMRKNATICDIRKLQYRESFMEIMDDIKD